Proteins from a genomic interval of Thamnophis elegans isolate rThaEle1 chromosome 2, rThaEle1.pri, whole genome shotgun sequence:
- the LOC116503271 gene encoding 3-hydroxyacyl-CoA dehydrogenase type-2-like isoform X3 produces MVGFVTGGASGLGRATVERLIQQGGSAVIVDLPTSDGEQVAKSLGDRCIFTPADVTSESDVKAALATAKEKFGHIDLAVNCAAIVVILKTYDVHKDHTHSLEDFQRIINVNLVGTFNVIRLVAGVMSKNEPNSDGQRGVIINTASVGAFEAQVGQAAYSASKGGIVSMTLPIARDLASIGIRVVTIAPGLFETPLLGTLPENVRASLEREVPFPSRLGAPEEYAHLVQCIAENPMLNGEVIRLDGAIRLSYP; encoded by the exons ATGGTTGGCTTTGTGACCGGTGGGGCTTCTGGGCTGGGCCGTGCCACAGTGGAACGATTAATACAACAGGGAGGCAGTGCTGTGATTGTGGACCTGCCAACGTCTGATGGCGAACAGGTGGCCAAGTCGCTGGGAGACAGATGCATCTTTACTCCAGCTGAT GTAACATCGGAGTCAGATGTGAAGGCTGCACTGGCAACAGCAAAGGAGAAATTTGGCCATATAGATCTGGCAGTGAACTGTGCTGCGATTGTAGTGATATTGAAGACGTACGATGTGCATAAAGATCATACTCATAGTTTGGAGGACTTCCAGAGAATCATCAAC GTCAATCTTGTTGGGACATTCAATGTGATTCGCCTGGTTGCAGGTGTGATGAGTAAAAATGAGCCAAACTCAGATGGACAGAGAGGAGTGATTATCAACACTGCCAGCGTGGGTGCCTTTGAGGCTCAG GTGGGACAGGCTGCCTATTCAGCTTCGAAAGGAGGCATTGTATCAATGACCCTGCCAATCGCCCGAGATCTTGCCTCTATTGGCATTCGTGTTGTTACCATTGCACCAG GGCTCTTTGAGACGCCTCTACTGGGGACACTCCCTGAAAACGTTCGGGCATCCTTGGAACGAGAGGTGCCTTTCCCAAGTCGTCTTGGGGCTCCAGAAGAATATGCTCATCTGGTACAATGCATAGCGGAGAATCCTATGCTAAATGGCGAGGTAATACGGCTTGATGGAGCTATCCGATTGAGCTATCCCTGA
- the LOC116503271 gene encoding 3-hydroxyacyl-CoA dehydrogenase type-2-like isoform X2 produces the protein MASSSSSLRSLKGMVGFVTGGASGLGRATVERLIQQGGSAVIVDLPTSDGEQVTSESDVKAALATAKEKFGHIDLAVNCAAIVVILKTYDVHKDHTHSLEDFQRIINVNLVGTFNVIRLVAGVMSKNEPNSDGQRGVIINTASVGAFEAQVGQAAYSASKGGIVSMTLPIARDLASIGIRVVTIAPGLFETPLLGTLPENVRASLEREVPFPSRLGAPEEYAHLVQCIAENPMLNGEVIRLDGAIRLSYP, from the exons ATGGCGTCGTCTTCGTCGTCATTGAGGAGCCTGAAG GGCATGGTTGGCTTTGTGACCGGTGGGGCTTCTGGGCTGGGCCGTGCCACAGTGGAACGATTAATACAACAGGGAGGCAGTGCTGTGATTGTGGACCTGCCAACGTCTGATGGCGAACAG GTAACATCGGAGTCAGATGTGAAGGCTGCACTGGCAACAGCAAAGGAGAAATTTGGCCATATAGATCTGGCAGTGAACTGTGCTGCGATTGTAGTGATATTGAAGACGTACGATGTGCATAAAGATCATACTCATAGTTTGGAGGACTTCCAGAGAATCATCAAC GTCAATCTTGTTGGGACATTCAATGTGATTCGCCTGGTTGCAGGTGTGATGAGTAAAAATGAGCCAAACTCAGATGGACAGAGAGGAGTGATTATCAACACTGCCAGCGTGGGTGCCTTTGAGGCTCAG GTGGGACAGGCTGCCTATTCAGCTTCGAAAGGAGGCATTGTATCAATGACCCTGCCAATCGCCCGAGATCTTGCCTCTATTGGCATTCGTGTTGTTACCATTGCACCAG GGCTCTTTGAGACGCCTCTACTGGGGACACTCCCTGAAAACGTTCGGGCATCCTTGGAACGAGAGGTGCCTTTCCCAAGTCGTCTTGGGGCTCCAGAAGAATATGCTCATCTGGTACAATGCATAGCGGAGAATCCTATGCTAAATGGCGAGGTAATACGGCTTGATGGAGCTATCCGATTGAGCTATCCCTGA
- the LOC116503271 gene encoding 3-hydroxyacyl-CoA dehydrogenase type-2-like isoform X1 encodes MASSSSSLRSLKGMVGFVTGGASGLGRATVERLIQQGGSAVIVDLPTSDGEQVAKSLGDRCIFTPADVTSESDVKAALATAKEKFGHIDLAVNCAAIVVILKTYDVHKDHTHSLEDFQRIINVNLVGTFNVIRLVAGVMSKNEPNSDGQRGVIINTASVGAFEAQVGQAAYSASKGGIVSMTLPIARDLASIGIRVVTIAPGLFETPLLGTLPENVRASLEREVPFPSRLGAPEEYAHLVQCIAENPMLNGEVIRLDGAIRLSYP; translated from the exons ATGGCGTCGTCTTCGTCGTCATTGAGGAGCCTGAAG GGCATGGTTGGCTTTGTGACCGGTGGGGCTTCTGGGCTGGGCCGTGCCACAGTGGAACGATTAATACAACAGGGAGGCAGTGCTGTGATTGTGGACCTGCCAACGTCTGATGGCGAACAGGTGGCCAAGTCGCTGGGAGACAGATGCATCTTTACTCCAGCTGAT GTAACATCGGAGTCAGATGTGAAGGCTGCACTGGCAACAGCAAAGGAGAAATTTGGCCATATAGATCTGGCAGTGAACTGTGCTGCGATTGTAGTGATATTGAAGACGTACGATGTGCATAAAGATCATACTCATAGTTTGGAGGACTTCCAGAGAATCATCAAC GTCAATCTTGTTGGGACATTCAATGTGATTCGCCTGGTTGCAGGTGTGATGAGTAAAAATGAGCCAAACTCAGATGGACAGAGAGGAGTGATTATCAACACTGCCAGCGTGGGTGCCTTTGAGGCTCAG GTGGGACAGGCTGCCTATTCAGCTTCGAAAGGAGGCATTGTATCAATGACCCTGCCAATCGCCCGAGATCTTGCCTCTATTGGCATTCGTGTTGTTACCATTGCACCAG GGCTCTTTGAGACGCCTCTACTGGGGACACTCCCTGAAAACGTTCGGGCATCCTTGGAACGAGAGGTGCCTTTCCCAAGTCGTCTTGGGGCTCCAGAAGAATATGCTCATCTGGTACAATGCATAGCGGAGAATCCTATGCTAAATGGCGAGGTAATACGGCTTGATGGAGCTATCCGATTGAGCTATCCCTGA
- the LOC116503272 gene encoding 3-hydroxyacyl-CoA dehydrogenase type-2-like, with protein MAAAALRSLKGMVGFVTGGASGLGCATVERLIQQGGSAVIVDLPTSDGERMAKSLGDRCIFTPADVTSELDVKAALATAKEKFGHIDMGVNCAGVAVAFKTYNVHKDHSHSLEDFQRVINVNVVGTFNVIRLVASVMSKNEPNSDGQRGVIINTASVAAFEGQVGQAAYSASKGGIVSMTLPIARDLASIGIRVVTIAPGLFETPLLGTLPDKVRTFLARQVPFPSRLGAPEEYAHLVQCIAENPMLNGEVIRLDGAIRMQP; from the exons ATGGCGGCGGCGGCGTTGAGGAGCCTGAAG GGCATGGTTGGCTTTGTGACCGGTGGGGCTTCTGGGCTGGGCTGTGCCACAGTGGAACGATTAATACAACAGGGAGGCAGTGCTGTGATTGTGGACCTGCCAACGTCTGATGGCGAACGGATGGCCAAGTCGCTGGGAGACAGATGCATCTTTACTCCAGCTGAT GTAACGTCAGAGTTAGATGTGAAGGCTGCTCTGGCCACAGCAAAGGAGAAATTCGGACATATAGATATGGGAGTGAACTGTGCTGGGGTTGCAGTGGCATTCAAGACGTACAATGTGCATAAAGACCATTCTCATAGTTTGGAGGACTTCCAGAGAGTCATCAAC GTCAATGTTGTTGGGACATTCAATGTGATTCGTCTGGTTGCGAGTGTGATGAGTAAAAATGAGCCAAACTCGGATGGACAGAGAGGAGTGATTATCAACACTGCCAGTGTGGCTGCCTTTGAGGGCCAG GTGGGACAGGCTGCCTATTCAGCTTCGAAAGGAGGCATTGTATCAATGACCCTGCCAATCGCCCGAGATCTTGCCTCTATTGGCATTCGTGTTGTTACCATTGCACCAG GGCTCTTTGAGACGCCTCTACTGGGGACACTTCCTGACAAAGTTCGGACATTTCTAGCACGACAGGTGCCTTTCCCAAGTCGCCTTGGGGCTCCAGAAGAATATGCTCATCTGGTACAATGCATAGCGGAGAATCCTATGCTAAACGGCGAAGTAATACGGCTTGACGGAGCTATCCGGATGCAGCCCTGA